ATCTGCAAGGCTGCTTCAGGTGCCCAGAAACGAAAACCGACTGAAATAGGCTTTTCGAATCGGTATTTTGCCTTCCCAAAACCGTCCCAAGCAAAACAAGGTTTTCGAGAAATATTGGATATTTCAAGCCGAATAATTACTATTCCTTATCAAACTGGCGAAGTTGTAGCAACCGTTGATGCTGCTATAGCAAGGAAATCACTGTCCGCACAAACCCTGCCGAATCATGATGCCGTAAGCCTCACGGCCACCGCCTTCGCCCGGTGTCAGATGGGTGCCGTCGTCGTAGAAATATTCCGGATGTCCGTCACTGATGGCATACCAGTCGAGCAAACCGACGTTCTTGTACTTGGCGACCACCGAGCGCAGAATCTGGTTGTTGGAATCCTGCCAGCCCGTAGGCGAACGGACGGTGGTCAGATACAGCGGTTCGTTGCCCACGGCCGCTATCAGATCCTCCACCTGCTGCGCATCGGCGATGCGGTCGTTGGTCCCGAGCGCCATGATAACAACGCTTCCAGCCTGACCTTGCGCTTGATGCTGTCGATAGAGGTCGGCGCCGGTGGCGAAATGACGGCCGACCATATTGTCCTGAACACTGGCCGGAATGTGCTCCTGTACGAAATCGTGCGCACCCATCTCAACCGAATCACTGATAATCAAAGGATTCGCGGTGCACGAACCCGTAGACGCGTCATACGTCCAGCCTTTGGTATTGAGGTTCTTCGGAACTTTGGCAGCCTTCGGTACCAGACGCGGAGGCAGGTTAAGGGATGGCTTGGGAACCGCCGAGCGTCGTAAGGTCAGAAGATCACGCCGAATCGGCGTGGCTATGCCGAGGCTACGGCCGATGGAAAGATAATCCTGGCGTAAAGCGTCCGAGCGCTTGGCGGCAATCTGGTTGAAATCGACCGGTAACGCCGTGCAGAGCACGACGGCCACAACGCCTAGGAACGAGAGAATTTTGGTGACCAAACGCATTTCTCGGAACGGCGTCTTGCCTGCGGGTATGACCTTGCGTACGGCTTCGGCCATCTGGTAGAAGGCCTCGCAAACCGCCCAAAGGATGAGGAACTGGACGATCCATTCCCACCAACGCAGAGGCTGTGTACGGATGGCCGGGTTCATGAATTCAAGGAGCGGATAATGGACCAGATATATCGAGAACGAACGCGAACCGATATAGCGGAACACCCGCGAACCAAGCAGCGAACGGCAGAAGTTGCCTGGAACAAGGACGACGACGATTAGCAGCGCGACGATAAGCGCAGCGGCTTGGAAACCACCACGGTACAGCATCTCGTCATTGCCATTGGAGACGAAATACAGAATGATCAGTGCAGCGAGCAAACAGAAGCCGGCGGCTGCCAAAAGAAGATTCACCGGATTCGACCAGCTCTCGGCATTCGTTGCCGGCTCTGACTTTTCGTTGTGTTGTGTATTCTGCTCAGGCTGTTCAGCGCGTTCGTCACGTCCGTCAGATTCACTGCGTTTCGTTCTTGCCTGCTCGACCGCAAAAGCAAGTAGAGCACCAATCATCAGTTCGGAAAAACGCGTATCAAGCCCGTAATAGACGCGTGACACGTCGGAGCCGGGCACGTAGAGCATCATCATCAGAACCGTTGAGGCGACGGCGAGCAGCAAGGTTATGAGGAACCTGGTACGCAATCTCAAGCTGAAGCGATGCATCAGCCAGAGCAGTGAAATCCAGACCAGATAGAACTGCATGGTGACCGCCAGAAACCACAGATGTGTCAGCGGTGACGGGAGTCCTGCCGCGGCGAAATACGAGACCTTGCGGAAGATATAGACCCAGTTGCTGACGTATAGCGCACTGGGCAACGCATCGAGGTGCAGCTTCGGGAGCATGCCAGGAGACAGGAAATAGGCAGCCGGTACGACCAAGGCAATCAGCGAAAGCAGCGGGAAGGTCAAACGCTTGATTTTGCGCCAAAGATAGCTCGCGTAATGGAAGCCCTGCTTGCTGGCCATGCGTCTTTCGACGCTGCCGGTAATCAGGAAACCGGAAATGACGAAGAAGATGGTAACGCCAAGGAATCCGCCACTCAACAGCGACGGGCGGACGTGGTAGGCCACCACTCCGATGATTGCCAATGCACGCAGACCGTCGATGGCATTGTTTCGGCGAGAAGCAGACAGACGGGAAACGCTTGAAGTATGTGAAGAATCAGGCGTAGTCGAGGAACTGGAAGTTTGAGAGGTACTTGCGGAACCGGAAGTATTCGCAGCGCCAGTTTTGCTCGAAAAATCAGAAGTACGGAAGAGCGTCGCAAGTCGGGCAAAAACAGAGGGACGGGAGGAACCGGAGGCAACTACTTCAGCCGAATCAGGGCTATTTCCGGTCCGTGGCAACATCAACCCCTTTTCTGCCTCAGTTGAATCTGTGGCCATTTTCAGCTCGGGTCACAAAGAAGTACATTAACAAAAGGCATAGATGCTTTGACGGCTGACACGCCGGAAAGTGGTTGACTACGGTTTGGTTTTTTCTGCCAGCTTGGCAGCTGTTTTCGGACATGCTCGGAAAGCAACGGATCATGGCTAAAACGAAAAATTCTCGGAACCATTGAGATTCCGAGAATTTTCATTCCGCTCCCGCAGCTGGGCTTGAACCAGCGACATTCTGATTAACAGTCAGACGCTCTGCCAACTGAGCTATGCGGGAATGTCCCGTACGAAGCTTGAAGCACCGCACAAGAAATATATCTTATACAAGAATCGATATCGCGCAACCCCAATGGCGTGTCGCTTGGATTTTGCGGAGTGTCTCGATTCCTGCTTTCTGTTCACACGCTGATGACGTTCATGGGCATCGCAGAATCGATGGGGAAATCCGGGGACGACGGGCGCACGCCGGCTTCGACCAGATTGACGCCTAACATGGCGACCATCGCACCGTTGTCGGTGCAGAGCTTGATTTGCGGGATACGGACCTCGACGCCGTGTTCTTTGCCTACCTCAAGCAACTTGGCACGCAGCTGGGAGTTGGCGGAGAAACCGCCGCCGACAATCAGCGTCTTGGAATCGTACTCCTCGCAGCCATGCATGGCCTTGTTTGCCAGCACCGTGGCCACAGAGTCCGCCAGCGAGGCGCAGACGTCGTCTACCGGAATCTCCTTGCCAGCAGCCTGCTGAGCTTCGACCCATCGAGCCACAGCCGTCTTGACGCCGGAGAAGCTGAAATCGTATGGATGGTCTTTGCCGGCCTTGCCTTTGGTAAGGCCTTGGGGCACCTTGATGGCATGCGGATCACCTAGTTGGCCGTGTTTGTCGATATGCGGACCGCCTGGGTAGGGGAAGCCGAGCAGACGTGCAACCTTGTCGAAACACTCCCCTGCGGCGTCGTCAAGCGTCGTGCCGACCACGTCGACATGACGGGCGACATCCTCGACGTGCAACAGCGAGGTGTGGCCACCGGAGACGATAAGCGCCAGCGTATCCTTCGGGAACGGGCCAAACTGCAGTTGGGTGACGGCGATATGACCGATCACATGGTTGATGCCGTAGATTGGCTTGTTCGCCGCCCAAGCAAGGGCTTTGGCACCGGAAACACCGACGGCCAGGCACCCGGCCAGACCGGGGCCTGCCGAGACTGCTATGGCATCCACATCGGACAGTTCCATATTTGCATCGGCCAGCGCTTTCGAGACCACAGGCACGAACGCCTCTGCATGGGCTCGTGAGGCGATTTCCGGGATGACACCGCCGTAGCGTGCGTGCTCCTCCATCGAGGACGCCACGACGTTGGAAACCAGCGTACGTCCCCGAACGATGGCCGCCGCGGTCTCGTCGCAGGTCGATTCGATGCCCAGTACTGTCGGTTCGCTCATTGATGTTGCTCCATGTTCTGTTTTTCGCTACTGAATCCCATGATATGCGGTTCAAGGTCCAACGCCATTTCAACGGCATCGACATCTTCGGGTTGATAATAATGCCGCAAAAGACCGATCTTCTTAAATCCGAGGCTGCAATAAAGACGTTTTGCCGGTTCGTTGTCGACGCGGACTTCCAGTTTGATGCGACGGACTCCGTGATGACGTGCGTACCTAATCAGACTGTCGAGAAGATTTTTGGCGATTCCGTTTCGCTGGAACCGTTTGGCGACGCCGATAGTCGTGATCTCGGCTTGGCCGTCGGCATGCCACATGCCGGCATAGCCACGCATGATCTTTGAAACGTCAACTCGTTGAAGCTGTTTTGTTTGTTCGCGGGCTGGGCGTTTATTACTTTTAGTAGCATCGACCAAATTGGCGACGTCGGCGGCATCGCTGCTTTCAGAATTATCACTGGCATCAGTAACTTCGATGACATCGGCAAGATAAATTCTGGACGCGTCGGTTACCTCGTCACGCAATGTCTGCATATCCCAAGCTTGCGAGGCGAAAAGCTCAGTTTCGAGCTTGGCCGCAGCCTCCAAAGCCCTCTGCTGGTTGAGCTCGCCGAATTTAACGATCATCTTGTGTTCAGGCCTTCATGGCTCCTGCATGGTTCAACACATGCTTCAGCGGGTTGGGTACGGAAACGTCCGGACGGCGCAGGTAAAGCGGTTCCACAGGTTTTGTAGCGTTCTCACTACTGCTGCTATTGTCGCCAAGTTTACCGTTGACACCATTTGCATCGCTTGAATCAATGCCATTGCTTGCCAAGGCGCACTCGGCGAAAATCTCCAGGCCTGCTGCCCCGGCGTCCAATACTGAATGGTCAATAACACGACCCAGCATCGTGCCAAATCCCTGCCAGGCATCCGCATATTTCGAAGCTCCATGACCGACGATATCGATACGATATTCGCCCTGTACAGCATCTTCCGCACCGAGCTTTTGGACGGCCTCGTTAATCCGCTCGACGATATGCTGGGGATAATCAATATCCATATCGACCAGTGTGGAAACAAATGAGTTCGTATTTTCGGAGGCAGGTTGCTGACTTACGCCATTGTCGTCGATGGTTTGTTTTTCATCGCTATACAGCGCGAAGTACAGCTGGCGACGACGGGCGTCATTGACGGCCAACGTCAGGTGATGGACAGATTCAGTGTTTGGCGTCTTTTCTGTTTCTGTTCCCTTGAGAAAATCGCAATCCGCAAGCCGGGCATCGCCCTCACGCTTGAGTTTCATCATCCACGCCTGAGGCTCAAGGATGTCCTGACCAAGCAGCTGGGCACCAGTGGCGTACGCGATGGCTTTCGCCGCCACCACACCGGCACGAAGCCCGGTGAACGGGGCAGGCCCGACGCCGACGACAATGCGGTCAAGGCCCTGTGGCGTGAGCCCGGCCTGACCGACGGCCTTGCCGATATTGACCTGCAATTTTTCGACATGGGTGCGTGAATCGGTCTCGATAATGGGTTCATGACCCAAAACACCCACCGTCGAACCGAACGAAGTGTCGATGACCAATGTGTTCGTCATATTTGCTGCTCCTACCATTCACGCTGCCCGCCCAGCGATCATTCAATTTCCGGGCGCCAAAGATTCATGCCGTTGTTACTGTACAACTTTCGCGCAACCGACGAAACCCGCCACGTCCATGAACGACGCGCAGAACATTGGTAATTCCCTCATAATGCCCGCGAAACGAAGCCGCAGGTTTTTGCTTATTCCATTGAAGCCAATCGACCGGTGAAATCCTCCCAGCGCTTGCCGACAGGAACGAATGTCACGGTGCGCATGCCGTCGCCGGTGAGTTCAGCATTCGGGTTTTCCGCTTCGGCATCGAGCGTCGCCTTGTCAATCGGACGGTCGATATGGACTTCGAGACGAACTTCGGCGAACGCGGAGGCCATCTGTTCGCCCCATTCCATCAGAATCACCGTATGTTCTCCGGGATCTTCGAGTTCCTCGTCAAGCCCCAGCGATTCGAGTTCGTCAAGAAGCCTATCGACAGTGTCCTGACCAGGGGCGAAATCGTTGCCGCCAAGCCGATAGGCATCGACATGCACCAGATGTGCGGGAGTCCCGTCCGAAAATCTGCCGTCGAGCTCCCGGGCAATGGTGAAAGTTGGGGAAACGATGGGTTCGTCGATATGAAGCCCTGCCCCGAAACCTTGCGCAAACGTCGTCTTGCCGGCTCCCAACGGGCCGGAAAGCAGCAGTACATCGCCGCCGTACACACAGGCCGCCACCTTGGCTCCCAGTTCCTGCATATCCGCGCCGGTAGGCACTTCAACCGTATATGATGATTCATCGCTCATACGTTCATACGTCCTTTATGGCTGATTAGTTCGATGGAGCGCTCCAGCGCATACATCGGGTCTCCCCCATTGGTCTTGTTCTGTTCATCGGCCCATGCCAACGTCTGGATGCATCTGGAAAGTCCTTCGGACGTCCAACCGCTCAGTTGCCTTGTCGCATTGCGCAGCACCCACGGGTTGGTTTTCGCTTCGGCTTGCGAGATGCTGCCGGAACGCACCGCGGAAGCTTTGGCCAACGTCCGCAGTTTCATCGCCAGAGCTCCTACGAGCGCAATTGGGTCTGTGCCTTGGGCCACTGCCGCACGCATGTCAATGATGGCTTTGGAATCGTTTCCGGCGAGCGCCGCATCAGCCACAGCAAATCCGGTGACTTCTGCATTGCCGGTCAGATACTGATTGACCAGATTGAGACTGATCGGGTCATCATCGAAATCGAAGCAAAGCTGTTCACACATGGCCGCGAGTTCGCCGGTCTTCTCCCCCAGAACCGCTACCAACTGCTGGGCGGCGGCAGGATCGATGCGACGCTTATGGCGTTCGAAGCACTGGATGACGAAGTTCAGTTTGGCGTCGGCGCGTTTGAGGTCTGGAATGGCCTTTTTCTCGGCCCCGGCTTTGGCGAGACGGTCGATGATTCTCTTGCCCTTTTGCCCACCGTCATGTTGTGCGATGACCGTACCCGATGCGGAAGCTGGATCTTTGGCTATCGAGGCACAGTAGTTGGCCATGGTGTCCACCAGAGCATCGTCGGCGTTCTGGATGTGCCGGATGATGACGATGGAACTGGTGCTCAACAGCGATGGGCTCACAGCCTCGTCGAAATCATATTGGCTCGCCTCGCCCGCGTCAAGTTCGATAATCTCAGCTTCTGGATCGTTCTTCGCGGCCTCGTCACGGCAATCACGTACCTGTTGTTCGTTGAGGAATTCGTCGCCGCCGATGACCAACACGAATCGGGTCCGCGGTTTGGTTTGCTTTCCAGCCATCACATTCCTCGATTCTTGAGACTACCTGATACAGCCGCCGTGACGGCATAACGCTTACGACTTTCTATGATATTCAATGTGGTGTCACAGGTGGACATACCTCGTGTCTCCCGCATTAATCGGGCTTTTGGAGCCGTTCGAACATTTGTTCGGTTTCTTT
This genomic stretch from Bifidobacterium sp. ESL0690 harbors:
- a CDS encoding acyltransferase family protein; this translates as MLPRTGNSPDSAEVVASGSSRPSVFARLATLFRTSDFSSKTGAANTSGSASTSQTSSSSTTPDSSHTSSVSRLSASRRNNAIDGLRALAIIGVVAYHVRPSLLSGGFLGVTIFFVISGFLITGSVERRMASKQGFHYASYLWRKIKRLTFPLLSLIALVVPAAYFLSPGMLPKLHLDALPSALYVSNWVYIFRKVSYFAAAGLPSPLTHLWFLAVTMQFYLVWISLLWLMHRFSLRLRTRFLITLLLAVASTVLMMMLYVPGSDVSRVYYGLDTRFSELMIGALLAFAVEQARTKRSESDGRDERAEQPEQNTQHNEKSEPATNAESWSNPVNLLLAAAGFCLLAALIILYFVSNGNDEMLYRGGFQAAALIVALLIVVVLVPGNFCRSLLGSRVFRYIGSRSFSIYLVHYPLLEFMNPAIRTQPLRWWEWIVQFLILWAVCEAFYQMAEAVRKVIPAGKTPFREMRLVTKILSFLGVVAVVLCTALPVDFNQIAAKRSDALRQDYLSIGRSLGIATPIRRDLLTLRRSAVPKPSLNLPPRLVPKAAKVPKNLNTKGWTYDASTGSCTANPLIISDSVEMGAHDFVQEHIPASVQDNMVGRHFATGADLYRQHQAQGQAGSVVIMALGTNDRIADAQQVEDLIAAVGNEPLYLTTVRSPTGWQDSNNQILRSVVAKYKNVGLLDWYAISDGHPEYFYDDGTHLTPGEGGGREAYGIMIRQGLCGQ
- the tsaD gene encoding tRNA (adenosine(37)-N6)-threonylcarbamoyltransferase complex transferase subunit TsaD yields the protein MSEPTVLGIESTCDETAAAIVRGRTLVSNVVASSMEEHARYGGVIPEIASRAHAEAFVPVVSKALADANMELSDVDAIAVSAGPGLAGCLAVGVSGAKALAWAANKPIYGINHVIGHIAVTQLQFGPFPKDTLALIVSGGHTSLLHVEDVARHVDVVGTTLDDAAGECFDKVARLLGFPYPGGPHIDKHGQLGDPHAIKVPQGLTKGKAGKDHPYDFSFSGVKTAVARWVEAQQAAGKEIPVDDVCASLADSVATVLANKAMHGCEEYDSKTLIVGGGFSANSQLRAKLLEVGKEHGVEVRIPQIKLCTDNGAMVAMLGVNLVEAGVRPSSPDFPIDSAMPMNVISV
- the rimI gene encoding ribosomal protein S18-alanine N-acetyltransferase; this encodes MIVKFGELNQQRALEAAAKLETELFASQAWDMQTLRDEVTDASRIYLADVIEVTDASDNSESSDAADVANLVDATKSNKRPAREQTKQLQRVDVSKIMRGYAGMWHADGQAEITTIGVAKRFQRNGIAKNLLDSLIRYARHHGVRRIKLEVRVDNEPAKRLYCSLGFKKIGLLRHYYQPEDVDAVEMALDLEPHIMGFSSEKQNMEQHQ
- the tsaB gene encoding tRNA (adenosine(37)-N6)-threonylcarbamoyltransferase complex dimerization subunit type 1 TsaB is translated as MTNTLVIDTSFGSTVGVLGHEPIIETDSRTHVEKLQVNIGKAVGQAGLTPQGLDRIVVGVGPAPFTGLRAGVVAAKAIAYATGAQLLGQDILEPQAWMMKLKREGDARLADCDFLKGTETEKTPNTESVHHLTLAVNDARRRQLYFALYSDEKQTIDDNGVSQQPASENTNSFVSTLVDMDIDYPQHIVERINEAVQKLGAEDAVQGEYRIDIVGHGASKYADAWQGFGTMLGRVIDHSVLDAGAAGLEIFAECALASNGIDSSDANGVNGKLGDNSSSSENATKPVEPLYLRRPDVSVPNPLKHVLNHAGAMKA
- the tsaE gene encoding tRNA (adenosine(37)-N6)-threonylcarbamoyltransferase complex ATPase subunit type 1 TsaE, encoding MSDESSYTVEVPTGADMQELGAKVAACVYGGDVLLLSGPLGAGKTTFAQGFGAGLHIDEPIVSPTFTIARELDGRFSDGTPAHLVHVDAYRLGGNDFAPGQDTVDRLLDELESLGLDEELEDPGEHTVILMEWGEQMASAFAEVRLEVHIDRPIDKATLDAEAENPNAELTGDGMRTVTFVPVGKRWEDFTGRLASME
- the holA gene encoding DNA polymerase III subunit delta, with product MAGKQTKPRTRFVLVIGGDEFLNEQQVRDCRDEAAKNDPEAEIIELDAGEASQYDFDEAVSPSLLSTSSIVIIRHIQNADDALVDTMANYCASIAKDPASASGTVIAQHDGGQKGKRIIDRLAKAGAEKKAIPDLKRADAKLNFVIQCFERHKRRIDPAAAQQLVAVLGEKTGELAAMCEQLCFDFDDDPISLNLVNQYLTGNAEVTGFAVADAALAGNDSKAIIDMRAAVAQGTDPIALVGALAMKLRTLAKASAVRSGSISQAEAKTNPWVLRNATRQLSGWTSEGLSRCIQTLAWADEQNKTNGGDPMYALERSIELISHKGRMNV